GGAATGGCCGGCGTGGTGGGGGCGGCTACCCATGCACCGCTAACGGCGATCCTGATTATCTTCGAACTGACCAACGAATACCAGATTATCCTCCCGGTGATGCTGACGACCATCATCGCTACGGTGTTTGCTATGGCGCTGAACCGGGAATCCATTTATACGCTGAAGTTGGTGCGGCGTGGCGTGAACATCAACCAGGGGCGGGACCTGAACGTACTGCGACAGCTCCCGGTGAATTCGGCTATGCGGCGAACGGTGGAGCGGGTGCACGACTCCACAACGCTGCGGGAGCTGATGGATCTCATGTCCAACAGTCAGCACACGGTGTTCTTTACGGTGAATAACGAGGATAAACTCACCGGATATGTCACCCTGAACGATTTGCGGAAATTGATGCAGGAGGCGGATATTCTCAGTCATTTGGTTATTGCAGGAGATATTGCTCATCCTGTGGAGTACGTCCTGAAGCCGGATGATACCCTGGATCGCGCTATGGAGCTGTTCGTCCAGGAGGGGATTGACGAGCTGCCGGTGGTGGACAATGACGACGTCTTTGATCCGGTGGGAACACTTTGGCGTCAGGATGTTATCGAAGCCTATAATCGCGAGATCTTTCGCCGGGATATGCCGTCCGCCATGGCGAGCAAGCTCACATCGTCCCGATCATCAGCTGAGCCGGTGGAGATCCTCACGGGCTTTTCCATCCTGGAACGGGAAGTCCCGAAATTTCTGGCGGGTCAAACCATCCGGAGCACCCATCTCCGGGATAAGTACGGCGTGGATATTATCTTGGTATTGGAGAAGGATACCGGAAAAGATTCCGCCAGAGAAGTCATGCCGCACGCCGGATACCGGCTGCACCCTCAGGATTCTGTCCTGGTCTTCGGCGAAACGGAAAATATCCGTAAATTTGCCCGGCTGTAAAACCAGGTTTTCGGGAGGCGTCACCTATATCGCCCGGGAAACAAATTATGTTGTGGATGAATTCGCCGGATTATATCTTAAAAATCTTATTTCCTTGGGATTTCACCTGAGAAAAAGACTGTAACGAGGTATGCATAGATGACTAGAAAATCGGAGATAAAAAAGGTGCTGAAATCCGGATGGGTTCCGTATCCGGAGGACCATCTTGATGAAATTTTGAATGACGCCTCCCCGGCTATCCAGGAATGTATCATCACGTTGGCGGAGCGGGTTCAAAAGCTCAGCGAAATCGGGACGGCGCTCTCCGCCGAGCGGAACCTCCCCCGACTGCTGGAAAAGATCGTCGATGAGGCCCGCAATCTGACGAATGCGGACGGCGGTTCCATCTACCTGATGAGCGATGATGAGACCGAACTCTACTTCGAGATTGCACAGACCACCTCGCTGGGGATTCGCATGGGCGGTACCAGCGGCAAGATGTCGTTCCCGCCGATTCCGTTGTACAATGATGACGGTACTCCGAATCATTCCAACACCTCCACACATTGTGCCCTGACCGGCGAAATTGTCAATATTCCGGATGTCTACGCCGAGGACGGGGAGTTCGACTTTTCCGGTCCGAAGCGTTTCGACGAGGCGAACGATTACCGCACCAGATCCCAGCTGAGTGTGCCGTTCCGGAACCACGAGAACGAAATTATCGGCGTGTTACAGCTCATCAATGCTCAGGATCCGGACACCGGGGAATTCGTCGCATTTTCCAACGAAGCCCAGGAGCTCACGGCATCTCTGGCATCCCAGGCGGCGGTGGCCATCACCAATACGCGGCTTATTCAGGATCTGGAAAACCTGTTCGAATCGTTAATCCAGGTCATTGCGGCAGCAGTAGACGAGAAATCGCCTTATACCGGCGGGCATATCGAACGGGTGGCGAACCTCACCATGCGGATAGCCGAGGTCATTAACGAAACTGACGAGGGCGAACTGGGCCAAGTCCACTTTGACGAGGACGAAATGAAGGAGCTACGGATCGCCGCATGGTTGCACGATCTCGGTAAGATTACTACCCCGGAATATGTTGTGGATAAATCCACCAAACTCGAGACGATTTACGACAAGGTAAACGCTGTCCGCCTGCGGTATGAGATCAAACAGCGTGATGCCGAAATCGAACGGCTGAAGAAAAAACTGGAGACGGCAAACGGTCAGGCTGAACAGGCGCCGGATACCATTGATGAGCAAATCGATGAGCGGAAAAAAACACTCGAGAAACAGCGCGAATGGATCAAGGTGGCGAATATCGGCGGGGAATACATCACCGATGAGAAGAAAGAACGTATCGAACAAATTGCAAAGCAAACCTATGAACTGGAAGGGGAAGAGTACCCCTTATTGGAACCCGTTGAGGTGAAAAACCTGAAGATCGGACGGGGCACGTTGAACGAAGAAGAGCGCCAGATTATCCAGAATCACGCGGCGGTGAGCAAGAAGATGCTGGAAAAACTCCCGTATCCAAAGAAGTTGCGGCGGATCCCCGAGTATGCCGGCGCCCACCACGAAAAACTGGACGGATCGGGGTATCCGGACGGGTTGACGGAAGACGAACTTCCGATGCAGGCGAGGATTATGGCGCTTGCCGATGTGTTTGAGGCGCTCACTGCGGAGGATCGCCCGTACAAGCCCGGGAAGCAGCTCTCCGAAGCTATGAAAATTCTCGGATTTATGGTGAAGGACCATCACATCGATGACCGGTTGTTCCGGCTCTTCATTGACTCCGGCCTGGTAAAAGAGTACGCGCTGGAGCACGTGAAACCCAAGCAGATCGACTATCTGGAATACGATGAAGAAGGCAAGCCGATTCCTGAAACTGAAAACGCATAATTCCATCAATGGCAAAATTCTCTGCACAGAAAATCGGTCGCATCCTTGCCGTCATTCTACTCAGTGCAGTACTTGGCTTGTTGCGGAATTCATTGTTTCCGCGGGGCATTGAATTCGGGACGAGGGAGCAAACCCGCGCTTCCGAAGATACGCTCGGACTGGAGATTGAAGTGGATCAGGCGTTCCGCCTGTATCAGGACAGCGTCCGGTTCATCGACGCCCGGAGTCCGGCGGAATTCAAAACATCCCATATTTCTGGCGCCATAAATATCCCTGCAGGCGCCAGCATCGAACAGAAAATGCAGCTCACATCATCTCTGGAAAAATCGGTGAAATACGTTGTCTACTGTAATAATCCGGAGTGTCCGCTGGGACATCAGTTGTACGAGTATTTGCAGTTCGCTGAATTTACGAATGTTCATCTCATGTACGAGGGCATCGAAGGCTGGGAATCGGCCGGTCATCCGGTTACGGATACTGCGGAGGGCGATGATGGCTGATACTCCGCAGCGGGATTGGTTTCAGCTGGTGCTCCGGATTTTGTTGGGCGGTATTTTCATCTATGCGGCCATTCCAAAAATTTTATCCCCGAACGTGTTCTACCTGGACATCCTCGGGTACGATATTGTCGCCGGAACACTGGCGAAGTTTACGGCTCTCTGGCTCCCGTGGATCGAACTGCTGGCAGCCCTCGGAGTGATCTTCAGCATCTGGTATCTCGCTAGTCTGCGGATTTTTCAGGGGGTCCTGGCCTTTTTCGTGGTACTACTGACCGTAACATTGGTACGCGGTATTACCGCCGATTGTGGCTGTTTCGGCAGCGCCAGCGGACAGGTGACCTGGTGGCACGTTTTTGGTGATGTAGTGCTGCTCATGCTGGCGACATTTCTGGTCAGCTGGTCGAATTTTCAGGAAAAAGCGAACGGCGGTATTGGGGAATAAGGTATAGGGTAGGGGGACACGTATTGTGAACTGTGTATTACGTGAGCAAAACGAATCCGAGGGAACGGACACTGGACTGAGGACGTGAGACGCATGACCGTTTGTAACAAATACACTTTAACACGCTTTTTAACTCGAACACCTGAACACATAAACACTTCGACACTGGGGTAACATGAGCAAAGGCGACGATATATCAATTCAGGTAAGTCTGTATCCGCTGGAGGATACGGATATTACCGAGGCAATCTTCAACTTTCTGGACATCTTCAGATCCCACGGGTTGGATTACGATCTGGGTAGCATGAGCACAGTGATTTCCGGGAAGACGTCCGTCGTCTTCAGAGCACTGGAGGATGCCTATAGGATGGCGGCTGAGGATAATCGATTTGTGCTGGTCTGTACTATGTCCAATGCCGTCCCCACGGAGAAGGATCTGGAGGAGTTGCGGGAGTAGTTCTCTATCCTTTTTCGATGGGTGATAAAAATAGTCATCCTGAGCGACCGAAGGGAGTCACCCCGAAGGGATCCTTCTGGGGAAGGATCTGGTCAGGTTCACCTCGGAGGTTTCTTTAACAGGTTCCTTCACTCACTGGCGTTCGGTCGGAATGACTTGTTTTTCACATTTATCCCGCCATCCCGTCGTGGCGGGATGAATGGTTTTCTGGGTGGGATTCCGCCCAGACTCCGCTGAATGGCGAAGTCAAAGCCCGGGGGCTCCATAATATACGAAACCCCACTAGTCATCCTGAGCGACTCCGCGCAAGCGGAGGAGTCGAAGGATCTCGTTATTGAAACGCCGGAGGTTCCTTCACGAGATTCCTCCACTCACTGGCGTTCGGTCGGATTGGCTGGTTTTTATAATTGCCCAACCGGGCAGAGACATGCAGGGGCAGACCTTACAGGACAAACCGAATGTTTGATTCCGTGAACCTTCCCAACCTCAACTGGCGCAACATTGTCCTCGTAGGCGGTCCGGTACTCAGCGTTCTGTTTATCCTGATATTTGACCTGGAACCAGGTCGCCCGGAGGTGACTTACACTGCTGCCATTGCACTCCTCATGGCACTCTGGTGGATTACGGAAGTTATTAATCTCGGCGTCACCGCGCTGCTGCCGCTGGTGCTGTTTCCGCTGTTTCATATCATGCCCGGCAAGGAAGTCGCGCCTGTCTACTTCAATAACGTCATCCTGCTGTTTATGGGGGCGTTCATTGTGGCGCTGGCCATGGAGAAGTGGGAACTCCACCGGCGTCTTGGTCTGCGAATTTTGGCGCTCCTGGGTAACAGCGGCCCCGGCATCATCTTCGGATTCATGGTGACCACCGCCTTTCTCTCCATGTGGATCTCTAACACCGCCACCGCCATGATCATGGTACCTATCGCCCTGGCGGTGATTTCCAAACTGGAGGACGATATCGGCAGCGACAACATCCACGGATTCACCATAGCGCTGTTGCTGGCCATTGCGTATGCCGCCTCCATCGGAGGAACGGCTACCATCATAGGCACGCCACCGAACCTGGCATTTATCAAGATCTATAACATTTACTACCCGGACGCCGAAATTATTTCTTTTTCCCAGTGGATGGTCTTTGCGCTGCCGGTGGCCGTGGTTTTCTTGCTAATTGCGTGGGGAGTGATTCTGGGGTTGTCCGGCGTATTCAAACAAAAAATAAACCTGGATAGAGAATATTTCCGAGGTGAGTACCGCAGACTCGGGCCGGTTGCTTATGAAGAGAAAGTTGTGATGGTCGTTTTTTCGCTCATGGCGCTGCTCTGGATTACCCGTGCCGAACTCCAAATCGGCTCAGTGACTATTCCCGGCTGGTCGAATCTGTTCCCGGATCCGTCATTCATCGATGACAGTACCATCGCAATCGCCATGGCATTTGTGCTGTTTCTCATTCCGGCAAAGTCGGAAGAGTCCGGGCGTATCATGCACTGGCGGGACGCCCGGAACCTCCCGTGGAGTATTATTTTGCTCTTTGGCGGCGGCTTTGCCCTGGCCGAGGGTATGAAAGTCTCCGGACTTTCCGAATGGATCGGGAGCCATCTCCACGGACTCGCCAACGTTTCCCCGGTAATCATTATTTTGACTGTTGCGATTTTGGTGGTATTTCTCACGGAGTTGACGTCCAACACCGCCACCACTCAGATGATCCTCCCGATCCTGGCTGCGGTGGCCGGCGCCACGGGCATTGCGCCACTGCTGCTGATGATTCCGGCGACGCTGGCGGCGTCCTATGCGTTTATGCTCCCGGTGGCCACGCCGCCCAACGCCGTGGTGTTCGGTTCCCGGAGGCTGAAGGTGTACGAAATGGCCAGAGTTGGTCTTTTGATGAATTTTCTCGGCGTCGGGCTTATTCTGTTGGCCGTCTTTTTTCTGGGCAGCGCAATTTTTCAGATATAGTATGGAACTTTTGTTGTAGTTTTTGTGTCCAAGGATTTGTTGTAAGTATAGTTGGGCGCTGTAAAATCAATTTTTTTGTATCAAACGTCGTATCAAAACAGGTACTCTATGACAATTCAGCAACGGTACTGGATGCTGTTTTTCTTCGCCGGGATTTTACTGGTGACCGGGACAGCCGTTTTTGGAGAGTCCATCCACGGATATGTGCGGAACGCCGAGACCGGAGAGGGGATTCCGTATGTCAACGTATTCATCGAGGATACCACCCTGGGCACGATTACTAACCGGGATGGCTATTACGTCATCCCGCAGGTTCCGGTGGATTCGCTGACCGTCATTGCCCGGTATATCGGATACGAGACCGGTGTCCGGCCGGTGCTGGTGCACCCCGGAGAACGGTTGCGTATTAATTTTCAGCTGGCGGTCAAGCCGATTTCCGGAGAAGAAGTGGAAATCACAGCGGAGCAGCAGCGGTTCCGGAACGAAATCAATGTGAGTATGACGTCGCTGGACATGCGGGAGATCAAAACGGCGCCCACCGTGTTCGAGGCTGATATTTTCCGGACAGTCCAACACCTCCCGGGCGTAAAATCTATCAGCGACTTCTCCAGCGCGCTGTACGTCCGCGGCAGCACACCGGATCAGAATCTGATTCTGCTGGACGGCATCACCGTCTACAATCCGTATCATCTGGGCGGATTGTTTTCCACCTTTAACACGGAGGCGATCAAAACGGCTGAGTTCCATGCCGGCGGATTCCCGGCGAAGTACGGCAGCCGGATGGGCGCGGTGCTGGACATCACCAACAAAGAAGGCAACAGCCAGGAGTTTTCCGGGCAAGCCGACGTTTCACTAATTTCGTCGAAACTGTTCCTGGAAGGCCCGCTCAAGAAGAATCCCTGGGTAAAAGGATCCTGGATGGTGGCCGGCCGGCGGACGTATTATGATATTCTGATGGAGCCAATATTTTATTTCGTTCGCCGGAACAACCAGGATCAGGGTGATCTTGCCAATATCCGTTTCCCGTACTATTTCTATGATTTCCAGGGAAAAGTGAATCTGGATTTTTCACCGGATCACCGGTTGACACTCAGCTCCTTTTATGGTGACGACGTTTTTCATATCTATTCTGATTCGGATGATTCAGCAAATAATCCGGATAACCAGTATCAGTATAGTAATATGTACAGGTTTGACTGGCGTTGGGGAAACAGAACTAATTCCGCAACCTGGCGCTGGATCCTCTCACCGAAACTGGTGATGAAGACTTATCTCGCGGGCAGTCGGTTTCGTTTTTGGATTGATTTTGACGAACAGAGTGAAGGTTGGGAGACGGTCACCGAAGATGACAGCACTTGGTCCTATACCTGGAAAAACAGTTTTACCATGGATATAGGAGATATCGTGAAAAACCGCAGCGGGAAGGTAGAGTTTACCTGGCAACCGACACCGGCTCACGTTGTCACCTCAGGAGTTCAGTATAAACAACTTGGATTTCTGCTTGGAATGGTATTTGGCGGTGAGGATATGAATAACGGGGAGACACTGGTTGACTCAGATACGTTGCTCTGGATCCACGAAACGCCGAACGAATTTTCCGTATATCTGCAGGATCACTGGAAGATCTCTCCGCTATTTCAAATACAAGGAGGCCTCCGGGGATACCGGTATTCATTTCATGACGAATATTACATAGATCCTCGACTGAGCGCTAAATATTTCCTCCGGGACGATTTATCACTGGAAATCGCCTGGGGCAGATACCATCAGTTTCTCACTACCGCGAATCCGCCAGATGAACTGCTCCGTTTTATCGATATCTGGTTGCCGATTCCACAAGACAGAGTTGCCCCGGTGGCTGAGCATTACGTGATTGGCAGTGAGTGGATTTCTGGCAAAGGTTACCTGCTCTCGGCGGATGTCTACTGGAAGACCTTTGATAACCTCGTCAAGCTGCGGGGCGTGAACCTGTTTGCGGATGATGTACCAATAGATACATCGTTGAATGACTTTTTGGATTCGGATGCAACCGCTTTGGGGTTGGAATTACTGGGTAAAAAGCGGTTTGGGAAAGTTCGGGGGTGGCTGGGATACACTTTTTCCCGGACGCAATGGTATGATGAAGAACACGGTTGGTATGTGCCAAAGTACGATAGAACCCACACCGTGAATTTAGTACTGAGTTACCAGCTCACTGACCAATGGCAGATGAACGGAGCCTTTACCTATGCTTCAGGGAATCCGTATACCCCGTTGCTGGCGCGATACCATACCGCAAGTAACTATGGATGGGATAGGTATGACAGTTATTTTTTTACGGACAATGCTTATATCAGTGGGGAGTTTCATTCCGATCGCTATCCGGCATATCATCGGCTCGATATTGGATTTCGAAACACAAAGGAGTGGTGGAATGGATATCGTACCTGGTATTTTCAGGTGCAAAACGTTTACAACCACATGAATGTTTTCTTGTATTCTTATAACGAAGAATGGGATTACCGGGGTATCAGAGATAAGGGTGTTCAGCGTCGCCCAATACCGATGTTTCCCTTTTTTCCGAGTGTAGGATTTATCTATGAATTTTAAAGATGTATTCCAGGGATTGGCTATCGCGGCAATATTCCTGTTGATCTCCTGCTGGGGATGGCAGGAAGAATCCATTACGACGCCGAATTACGAACCCGCTCTTAACGTGATGGCTGTTATCTCACCCGATACCACGTTAATTAGAGTGATGCGGACTATGCCGTTATCGGGGCCGACTATGCAAGTAGATACTATTGAAAATTACTGGAGCGAGTATGGTGTGGATGAGGATCTTATTGTACGCACGTCATATTATGAAGTGATGGACGCAGAAGTAAGGATATCAGGAGCCAACAGGACATTCACATTTCAGTTAAAAGATCAGGAGCCGGAACCCCACGAATACCGACGGCTCGACGATTCAATTCATGTGTATTATCCCAGCAGTTTTAATCCACGGGCAATTTACAAAGATACCACTGGTGTATTCACTCCGCAACCCGGCCAAACCTACTCTCTTTCTGTATACTCTCCGTCGCTGGACCTTTCTGTAACAGGGCAAACAACTATGCCGGAACCAGGGCGACTGCATCATAATGCTATGCCGGACTCTTTTCGTGGAGATCGGACATTTCGAATGATATGGTTTCCAGGTAGTACTCCTTACTATCAATTGAGTACAGTTCCCCAGGCAGATGGGTTCTGCGGAGCACATAATTTGTATTTAGTCGATGAAGATACGACCGTGCTTATG
The sequence above is a segment of the Candidatus Neomarinimicrobiota bacterium genome. Coding sequences within it:
- a CDS encoding GAF domain-containing protein, which produces MTRKSEIKKVLKSGWVPYPEDHLDEILNDASPAIQECIITLAERVQKLSEIGTALSAERNLPRLLEKIVDEARNLTNADGGSIYLMSDDETELYFEIAQTTSLGIRMGGTSGKMSFPPIPLYNDDGTPNHSNTSTHCALTGEIVNIPDVYAEDGEFDFSGPKRFDEANDYRTRSQLSVPFRNHENEIIGVLQLINAQDPDTGEFVAFSNEAQELTASLASQAAVAITNTRLIQDLENLFESLIQVIAAAVDEKSPYTGGHIERVANLTMRIAEVINETDEGELGQVHFDEDEMKELRIAAWLHDLGKITTPEYVVDKSTKLETIYDKVNAVRLRYEIKQRDAEIERLKKKLETANGQAEQAPDTIDEQIDERKKTLEKQREWIKVANIGGEYITDEKKERIEQIAKQTYELEGEEYPLLEPVEVKNLKIGRGTLNEEERQIIQNHAAVSKKMLEKLPYPKKLRRIPEYAGAHHEKLDGSGYPDGLTEDELPMQARIMALADVFEALTAEDRPYKPGKQLSEAMKILGFMVKDHHIDDRLFRLFIDSGLVKEYALEHVKPKQIDYLEYDEEGKPIPETENA
- a CDS encoding rhodanese-like domain-containing protein encodes the protein MAKFSAQKIGRILAVILLSAVLGLLRNSLFPRGIEFGTREQTRASEDTLGLEIEVDQAFRLYQDSVRFIDARSPAEFKTSHISGAINIPAGASIEQKMQLTSSLEKSVKYVVYCNNPECPLGHQLYEYLQFAEFTNVHLMYEGIEGWESAGHPVTDTAEGDDG
- a CDS encoding Ykof family thiamine-binding protein, yielding MSKGDDISIQVSLYPLEDTDITEAIFNFLDIFRSHGLDYDLGSMSTVISGKTSVVFRALEDAYRMAAEDNRFVLVCTMSNAVPTEKDLEELRE
- a CDS encoding DASS family sodium-coupled anion symporter — protein: MFDSVNLPNLNWRNIVLVGGPVLSVLFILIFDLEPGRPEVTYTAAIALLMALWWITEVINLGVTALLPLVLFPLFHIMPGKEVAPVYFNNVILLFMGAFIVALAMEKWELHRRLGLRILALLGNSGPGIIFGFMVTTAFLSMWISNTATAMIMVPIALAVISKLEDDIGSDNIHGFTIALLLAIAYAASIGGTATIIGTPPNLAFIKIYNIYYPDAEIISFSQWMVFALPVAVVFLLIAWGVILGLSGVFKQKINLDREYFRGEYRRLGPVAYEEKVVMVVFSLMALLWITRAELQIGSVTIPGWSNLFPDPSFIDDSTIAIAMAFVLFLIPAKSEESGRIMHWRDARNLPWSIILLFGGGFALAEGMKVSGLSEWIGSHLHGLANVSPVIIILTVAILVVFLTELTSNTATTQMILPILAAVAGATGIAPLLLMIPATLAASYAFMLPVATPPNAVVFGSRRLKVYEMARVGLLMNFLGVGLILLAVFFLGSAIFQI
- a CDS encoding TonB-dependent receptor gives rise to the protein MTIQQRYWMLFFFAGILLVTGTAVFGESIHGYVRNAETGEGIPYVNVFIEDTTLGTITNRDGYYVIPQVPVDSLTVIARYIGYETGVRPVLVHPGERLRINFQLAVKPISGEEVEITAEQQRFRNEINVSMTSLDMREIKTAPTVFEADIFRTVQHLPGVKSISDFSSALYVRGSTPDQNLILLDGITVYNPYHLGGLFSTFNTEAIKTAEFHAGGFPAKYGSRMGAVLDITNKEGNSQEFSGQADVSLISSKLFLEGPLKKNPWVKGSWMVAGRRTYYDILMEPIFYFVRRNNQDQGDLANIRFPYYFYDFQGKVNLDFSPDHRLTLSSFYGDDVFHIYSDSDDSANNPDNQYQYSNMYRFDWRWGNRTNSATWRWILSPKLVMKTYLAGSRFRFWIDFDEQSEGWETVTEDDSTWSYTWKNSFTMDIGDIVKNRSGKVEFTWQPTPAHVVTSGVQYKQLGFLLGMVFGGEDMNNGETLVDSDTLLWIHETPNEFSVYLQDHWKISPLFQIQGGLRGYRYSFHDEYYIDPRLSAKYFLRDDLSLEIAWGRYHQFLTTANPPDELLRFIDIWLPIPQDRVAPVAEHYVIGSEWISGKGYLLSADVYWKTFDNLVKLRGVNLFADDVPIDTSLNDFLDSDATALGLELLGKKRFGKVRGWLGYTFSRTQWYDEEHGWYVPKYDRTHTVNLVLSYQLTDQWQMNGAFTYASGNPYTPLLARYHTASNYGWDRYDSYFFTDNAYISGEFHSDRYPAYHRLDIGFRNTKEWWNGYRTWYFQVQNVYNHMNVFLYSYNEEWDYRGIRDKGVQRRPIPMFPFFPSVGFIYEF
- a CDS encoding DUF4249 domain-containing protein — protein: MNFKDVFQGLAIAAIFLLISCWGWQEESITTPNYEPALNVMAVISPDTTLIRVMRTMPLSGPTMQVDTIENYWSEYGVDEDLIVRTSYYEVMDAEVRISGANRTFTFQLKDQEPEPHEYRRLDDSIHVYYPSSFNPRAIYKDTTGVFTPQPGQTYSLSVYSPSLDLSVTGQTTMPEPGRLHHNAMPDSFRGDRTFRMIWFPGSTPYYQLSTVPQADGFCGAHNLYLVDEDTTVLMIPAPSCAGKEMAIDSVTYLMVDLVTMDANYHRYFNELPEEGDDFESFVMENVQSGYQVGIQGGYGIFGSVVVARDSIPVKRYWGN